CTACGGCGCCTTCCTGCGCCGCCTCGACCGCGCCGAGCCGACGACCGTCGCGATCCTCGCCGCCGCCCGGCGCCTGTTCCGCGGCGCCGACTACCTCGTGCTCGACGGGGGCACGCCCGGCGCGGATGCCGTGGTGCAGGCCGCGATCGGCGCACCGTACGCGCATGCGACCGCGCCGCTGCGGCGTTTCGTCGACCGCATCGTGCTCGCCCACTGCGAGGCCATCGCCAACGGCCGCGACGTGCCCGCGTGGGCGCGCGAGGCCGCGCAGGGCGTGCCCGAGGCCATGCGGTCGTCGGGCTCGCGCGCGTCGCAGCTCGAGCGCGAGTCGCTGCGCGCGGTCGCTGCGTGGATCCTCGAGCCCCGCATCGGCGACGAGCTCGACGCGCTCGTCGTCGAGCGCCGCGACGACGAGGCCGTCGTGCAGCTCGTCGACCCGCCCGTCGAGGCGCGCGTCGTCACGGCTGCCGAGCCAGCCACGCGCATCCGCGTGCGCGTGCGCGCCGCATCCGTCGCCGACGGCACGATCGCGCTCGACGAGGTCTGAGCCCGCACGCACGACGAAGGGCCCGGCGCGCCATGCGTGCCGGGCCCATCCGTCGGACGGTCAGTCCTCGTCGTCGAGCTCGCGAGGCTTGCGGTACGGGTCGGCCTCGCCCGCGTACGACGCCGTCGACTGCTCCTTGCTCGTCGCGGCGTCGCGCGAGCGCGCCTCGTCGAGCAGGTGGTCGATCGACGCCGCGTTCTCGGGCAGCGCGTCGAGGATGAACTCGACCGACGGCGTGAGCCGCAGCGTGAGACCCTTGCCGATCTCACGGCGCACGACGCCCTTCGCCGACTGCAGCGCGGCGGCGGAGTCGCTGCGCTCCTCGTCGGAGCCGTAGACGGTGTAGAAGATCGACGCGTGCTGCAGGTCGCCGGTGACGCGCACGTCGGTGATCGTCACGAACCCGAGTCGCGGGTCGCGGATCTCGCGCTCGAGCGTCTTCGCGGTGATCTCCTGGATGCGGTCCGCGATCTTGCGGGCCCTGGGGTTCTCTCCCACGACTCCTCCTTCTCTCCTCGACGCCTGCGGCGTCGGTCCTGCCATGCCCTGCCCGGACGTCCGGCGAGCGCCGGATGCACGGATGGGGTGGCCGCAGCCACCCCATCCTTGCGCGTTCGCCGAATCAGTCGCGCGGCTTCTCGACCATCTCGATGGTCTCGATCTCGTCGCCGAGCTGGATGTCGTTGAACTTGCCCAGACCGATGCCGCACTCGAAGTCGGTCTTGACCTCGGTGACGTCGTCCTTGAAGCGGCGCAGCGACTCGATGGCGAGGCCATCGGCCAGCACGACGCCGTCGCGGATGACGCGCGCCTTGGCGTTGCGGGTGATCGTGCCGGAGCGCACGATGACACCGGCGATGTTGCCCCACTTCGACGAGCGGAACACCTCCCGGATCTCCGCGACGCCCGACTGGACCTCCTCGTACTCCGGCTTCAGCATGCCCTTCAGCGAGCTCTCGATGTCGTCGATCGCTGCGTAGATGACGTTGTAGAAGCGCACGTCGACGCCCTCGCGAGCTGCTCGCTCGCGCGCCTTCGTGTCGGGTCGCACGTTGAAGCCGATGATCACGGCGTCGTCGACCGTCGCCAGGTTCACGTCGGACTCCGTGATCGCACCGACGCCGCGGTGGATGATGCGGAGGTCGACCGAGTCGTCGATGTCGATCTTGAGCAGCGACTCCTCGAGCGCCTCGACCGCACCGGACACGTCGCCCTTGATGATGAGGTTGAGGGTCTCGACCTTGCCCTGCTCGAGCGCGAGCTTGAAGTCCTCGAGCGACAGGCGCTTGCGAGCCTTCGCCAGGAGGGCGTTGCGCTCGACGGCCTCGCGCTTCTCGGCGATCTGACGCGCCGTGCGGTCCTCCTCGGTGACGAGGAAGGTGTCGCCTGCGCGCGGGACCGACGAGAGGCCCTGCACCTGCACGGGCATCGAGGGCCATGCCTCGTCGACGGGGGTGCCGTCGTCGAGGGTCATGGCGCGCACGCGGCCGTAGGCCGTGCCCGCGACGATCGCGTCGCCGATGCGCAGCGTGCCCGACTGGATGAGCACGGTCGTGACCGCACCGCGGCCCTTGTCGAGGCGAGCCTCGATCGCGACGCCGCGCGCCTCCTTGTTGGGGTTGGCACGCAGGTCGAGGCCAGCGTCCGCCGTGAGGAGGACGGCCTCGATGAGCTCGTCGACGCCCTTGCCCGTGAGCGCGGACACGTCGACGAACATGACGTCGCCGCCGTACTCCTCGGCCACGAGGTTGTACTCGGTGAGCTGCTGGCGCACCTTGGCGGGGTTCGCGCCCTCCTTGTCGACCTTGTTGACCGCGACCACGATCGGCACGCCTGCGGCCTGCGCGTGGTTCAGCGCCTCGACCGTCTGGGGCATGATGCCATCGTCGGCCGCGACCACGAGGATCGCGAGGTCGGTGACGCGCGCACCGCGGGCACGCATGGCCGTGAAGGCCTCGTGACCGGGGGTGTCGATGAACGTGACGGCACGGTCGATGCCCTCGTGCTCGCGGTACACCTGGTACGCACCGATGTGCTGCGTGATGCCGCCGGCCTCGCCGTCGATGACGTTCGACTTGCGGATCGCGTCGAGCAGTCGCGTCTTGCCGTGGTCGACGTGACCCATGACCGTGACGACGGGGGCGCGGAACTCCAGGTCGCTCTCGTCCTCGTCCTCGAGCTCCTGCTCGAGGTCGAGGCCGAAGCCCTCGAGGAGCTCCTTGTCCTCGTCCTCGGGGCTGACGATCTGGATGCGGTAGCCGAGCTCCTCACCGAGGATCTCGAACGTCGACTCGTCGAGCGACTCGGTGGCCGTGGCCATCTCGCCCAGGTGGAACAGCACCTGCACGAGGTCGCCGGGGCTCACGTCGATCTTCTCGGCGAAGTCCGAGATGGATGCGCCGCGGCGCATGCGGATGACCTGGCCCTCGCCGCGACGGACGCGCACGCCGCCGAGCGATGGCGCCTCGCGCATCTCGAACTCGAGCCGCTTCGTACGCTTCGACTTGCGCGACTTGGCCTTGCCGCCG
The sequence above is a segment of the Agrococcus jejuensis genome. Coding sequences within it:
- the rbfA gene encoding 30S ribosome-binding factor RbfA, which encodes MGENPRARKIADRIQEITAKTLEREIRDPRLGFVTITDVRVTGDLQHASIFYTVYGSDEERSDSAAALQSAKGVVRREIGKGLTLRLTPSVEFILDALPENAASIDHLLDEARSRDAATSKEQSTASYAGEADPYRKPRELDDED
- the infB gene encoding translation initiation factor IF-2, translated to MANPRVHEIAAELGVESKVALAKLKEMGEFVKGPASAVAPPVARKLKAALEEAGVTKQPEAAAAAPAQEKPASKPAAKPAGAKPAAAKPAAEAPAPAAPAAPAAAKPAEAPAAKPAEAAEATAPATPAAPAGDSPTPNAIPRPMARPGAPRPGNNPFASSQGMGRPRGGNNPFTARPTRDSPRPGAPRPGAPRPGAPRPGSPRPGAPRGGQGGPGGGGLGFQRPGAGQPGRGAPGRGGPAFAGRRGRGPGGTAGAFGKGGGKAKSRKSKRTKRLEFEMREAPSLGGVRVRRGEGQVIRMRRGASISDFAEKIDVSPGDLVQVLFHLGEMATATESLDESTFEILGEELGYRIQIVSPEDEDKELLEGFGLDLEQELEDEDESDLEFRAPVVTVMGHVDHGKTRLLDAIRKSNVIDGEAGGITQHIGAYQVYREHEGIDRAVTFIDTPGHEAFTAMRARGARVTDLAILVVAADDGIMPQTVEALNHAQAAGVPIVVAVNKVDKEGANPAKVRQQLTEYNLVAEEYGGDVMFVDVSALTGKGVDELIEAVLLTADAGLDLRANPNKEARGVAIEARLDKGRGAVTTVLIQSGTLRIGDAIVAGTAYGRVRAMTLDDGTPVDEAWPSMPVQVQGLSSVPRAGDTFLVTEEDRTARQIAEKREAVERNALLAKARKRLSLEDFKLALEQGKVETLNLIIKGDVSGAVEALEESLLKIDIDDSVDLRIIHRGVGAITESDVNLATVDDAVIIGFNVRPDTKARERAAREGVDVRFYNVIYAAIDDIESSLKGMLKPEYEEVQSGVAEIREVFRSSKWGNIAGVIVRSGTITRNAKARVIRDGVVLADGLAIESLRRFKDDVTEVKTDFECGIGLGKFNDIQLGDEIETIEMVEKPRD